In uncultured Bacteroides sp., the following proteins share a genomic window:
- a CDS encoding porin: protein MKKYILLLGVLLCMTGVRAQQDGEMRSSKSLFEEVTDIKKKTDKFNFFLNMNGSFDNQFTDGIHDISKFNMRQFRIEAKGKINDWLSYRWRQRLNRPNAGSGNIDNLPTSIDVAGIGVKLTDEFSMFIGKQCAAYGGIEFDLNPIEIYEYSDMIENMSNFLTGVNFAYNLSDNHQLQLQVLNSMNTTFANTYNVGTTGVQQSQAPLVYTLNWNGSYFNNAFKTRWSASLMNEAKGKNMYYYALGNEFTQGRFNMFFDFMYSNEELDRNGIMSSITNSSRYRNAVNAQYMSLVTKLNYRFAPRWNVFVEGMYETASLKNDLTGFSKGKYRTSYGYFAGLEYYPMESNLHFFLTYVGRDYQYTNKAKSLGFGNYNTDRVSLGFIYQLQMF, encoded by the coding sequence ATGAAAAAGTATATACTATTATTGGGAGTGTTGTTGTGCATGACAGGTGTCAGGGCACAACAAGATGGCGAAATGCGTTCCTCAAAAAGCTTGTTTGAGGAAGTAACGGATATCAAGAAAAAGACTGATAAGTTTAACTTCTTTCTGAATATGAATGGAAGTTTTGATAATCAGTTTACTGACGGTATTCATGATATAAGCAAGTTTAATATGAGGCAGTTCCGTATTGAGGCTAAGGGGAAAATAAACGATTGGCTGTCTTATAGATGGAGGCAACGTTTAAACCGTCCGAATGCCGGTAGTGGTAACATTGATAACCTGCCTACTTCCATTGATGTTGCTGGAATTGGCGTAAAACTGACGGATGAATTCTCTATGTTTATAGGAAAGCAATGTGCTGCCTATGGAGGTATAGAGTTCGACCTGAATCCTATTGAGATATATGAATACAGTGATATGATTGAGAATATGAGCAATTTCCTTACAGGTGTGAACTTTGCCTATAACCTCAGTGATAATCATCAGTTACAGCTTCAGGTTCTGAATAGTATGAATACTACTTTTGCAAACACTTATAATGTGGGAACAACAGGTGTTCAGCAGAGCCAGGCTCCATTAGTATACACACTGAACTGGAACGGTAGCTATTTTAATAATGCATTTAAGACTCGTTGGTCAGCTTCGTTGATGAATGAAGCCAAGGGTAAGAATATGTACTATTATGCGTTGGGAAATGAATTCACACAAGGCAGATTTAATATGTTCTTTGATTTTATGTATTCCAATGAAGAGCTTGATCGTAATGGAATTATGAGTAGTATTACGAACTCAAGCAGATACAGAAATGCGGTTAATGCCCAATATATGTCATTGGTTACGAAACTGAATTACCGCTTTGCCCCAAGATGGAATGTTTTTGTAGAAGGCATGTACGAAACAGCCTCTCTTAAAAATGATTTGACAGGATTCTCTAAAGGTAAGTATCGCACATCTTACGGATATTTCGCTGGATTAGAGTACTATCCAATGGAGTCTAACCTACATTTCTTCCTTACTTATGTGGGTAGAGATTATCAATATACCAATAAAGCTAAGTCTTTAGGTTTTGGAAATTATAATACCGATAGAGTCTCTTTAGGGTTTATTTATCAGCTGCAAATGTTTTAA
- the ansB gene encoding L-asparaginase 2: protein MKAIKRFQFLVLCLLLSALTVMAQKPNIHILATGGTIAGTGASSTKTNYTAGQVAISALLDAVPDINNVANVTGEQIVRIGSQDMSDDVWLTLAKRINILLADSKVDGIVITHGTDTMEETAYFLNLVVNSDKPVVLVGAMRPSTAISADGPLNLYNAVVTASAKESIGKGVLVAMNGLILGAGDVLKTNTISVETFQAPNSGALGYVFNSKVFFNRIPAKKHTSASVFSVDKLDKLPKVGIIYSYANVEPEAVNALIAAGYKGIIHAGVGNGNIHKNIFPELIRARKAGIQVVRSSRVPTGPSTLDAEVNDAEYGFVASQELNPQKSRILLMLALTKTSDWKQIQTYFNEY from the coding sequence ATGAAAGCAATTAAAAGATTCCAATTCTTAGTTCTTTGTTTGTTACTGTCAGCTTTAACAGTGATGGCTCAAAAGCCTAATATTCACATTCTGGCAACGGGAGGTACAATAGCCGGAACCGGCGCTTCAAGTACAAAAACAAATTATACAGCCGGACAGGTTGCTATCAGTGCTTTGCTGGATGCCGTGCCTGATATTAATAATGTGGCAAATGTTACCGGTGAACAAATTGTCAGAATCGGATCACAGGATATGTCTGACGATGTATGGCTCACACTTGCAAAGCGGATTAATATATTGCTTGCAGATAGTAAAGTTGATGGCATTGTAATTACTCACGGAACCGATACCATGGAAGAAACTGCTTACTTCCTTAATCTTGTAGTAAATAGTGATAAGCCGGTTGTCCTTGTTGGTGCTATGCGTCCTTCTACTGCAATTAGTGCAGATGGTCCTTTGAATTTATATAATGCAGTAGTTACTGCTTCTGCAAAAGAATCTATTGGTAAGGGCGTTTTGGTTGCCATGAACGGACTTATTCTGGGAGCCGGAGATGTATTGAAAACAAACACTATAAGTGTGGAAACTTTCCAGGCTCCTAACTCTGGTGCACTGGGTTATGTCTTTAATAGTAAAGTGTTTTTTAATCGAATTCCCGCAAAAAAGCACACTTCAGCATCTGTGTTCTCTGTTGACAAATTAGATAAGCTCCCGAAAGTGGGTATTATTTATAGTTACGCCAATGTGGAACCCGAGGCTGTCAATGCGTTGATTGCTGCCGGTTATAAAGGAATTATTCATGCAGGTGTAGGAAATGGTAATATTCATAAGAATATTTTCCCTGAACTGATCAGAGCAAGAAAAGCCGGTATTCAGGTAGTTCGTTCTTCAAGAGTGCCAACCGGTCCAAGTACATTGGATGCAGAAGTTAATGATGCCGAATATGGATTTGTAGCTTCTCAGGAACTTAATCCTCAGAAATCCCGAATTCTGTTGATGCTGGCGCTGACAAAGACAAGCGACTGGAAGCAGATTCAAACTTATTTTAATGAATATTGA
- a CDS encoding anaerobic C4-dicarboxylate transporter produces MILQLIFVLVAILIGARLGGIGLGVMGGVGLAILTFVFGLQPTAPPIDVMLMIAAVISAASCMQAAGGLDYMVKVAERLLRKNPSKVVWLSPIVTYLFTIVAGTGHVAYSVLPVIAEVATETKIRPERPLGIAVIASQQAITASPISAATVALLGLLSGYNISLFDILKITIPATLIGVLVGAFYSLYVGKELMDDPEFQKRIAEGEFETKKIQTKEVENNRSALISVFVFILATFCIVLFGSFSGLRPSFLIDGEMVKLSMSSIIEILMLSAAAFILLFTKTDGIKATQGSVFPAGMQAVIAIFGIAWMGDTFLEGNITELTASIKDIVTATPWLFGIALFVMSILLYSQAATVRALVPLGIALAISPYMLIALFPAVNGYFFIPNYPTVVAAINFDRTGTTRIGKYVLNHSFMMPGLISTIVAVGVGLLMVQFFK; encoded by the coding sequence ATGATTCTACAATTAATTTTTGTATTGGTGGCTATCCTCATCGGAGCCCGGTTAGGTGGTATTGGACTTGGAGTTATGGGTGGAGTAGGATTGGCTATTCTCACCTTTGTGTTTGGACTGCAGCCCACTGCACCTCCAATTGATGTGATGTTAATGATTGCCGCGGTTATTTCGGCGGCTTCTTGTATGCAGGCTGCAGGTGGACTTGATTATATGGTAAAGGTTGCTGAGCGGCTGTTGCGGAAAAACCCATCAAAGGTTGTTTGGCTGAGCCCGATTGTAACTTACCTGTTTACTATTGTGGCAGGAACAGGACATGTAGCTTATTCTGTTCTTCCTGTGATTGCAGAAGTTGCTACTGAAACAAAGATCAGACCAGAACGTCCTTTGGGAATTGCAGTGATAGCATCTCAGCAGGCAATTACGGCAAGTCCGATATCGGCAGCAACAGTTGCACTTTTAGGATTATTGTCGGGATATAATATTTCTTTGTTTGATATCCTGAAAATTACCATCCCAGCTACTTTGATTGGAGTTTTGGTGGGTGCATTTTATTCTTTGTATGTAGGCAAGGAACTTATGGATGATCCCGAATTTCAAAAGAGAATAGCTGAGGGTGAGTTTGAAACAAAGAAAATACAAACTAAGGAAGTTGAGAATAATCGTAGTGCATTGATTTCAGTTTTCGTCTTTATTCTTGCTACATTCTGTATTGTTTTGTTTGGCTCGTTTAGCGGATTAAGACCCTCGTTCCTTATTGATGGTGAAATGGTTAAACTGAGTATGTCGTCCATTATTGAGATTTTAATGCTGTCGGCAGCAGCATTTATTCTTTTATTTACCAAAACAGATGGCATAAAGGCAACTCAAGGTTCTGTTTTTCCTGCCGGAATGCAGGCAGTGATAGCCATCTTTGGTATTGCATGGATGGGCGATACTTTCCTTGAAGGCAATATTACGGAACTAACCGCATCCATTAAAGATATTGTAACTGCAACACCGTGGCTTTTCGGTATTGCTCTTTTTGTAATGTCAATTTTACTGTATAGTCAGGCGGCTACAGTCAGGGCTCTTGTACCTCTGGGTATTGCTTTGGCTATTTCTCCGTACATGCTTATTGCATTGTTTCCTGCAGTGAACGGCTACTTCTTTATTCCTAACTATCCCACAGTTGTAGCGGCAATTAACTTTGACCGGACGGGAACTACCCGTATAGGTAAATATGTACTGAATCACTCATTCATGATGCCTGGCCTTATTTCAACAATAGTGGCCGTAGGCGTAGGTTTGCTGATGGTTCAATTTTTTAAATAG
- a CDS encoding cation diffusion facilitator family transporter yields the protein MKNEKKRVALLSVFAAIFLTAFKMVIGVLTGSLGILSEALHSTLDLVAAIITFFSVSISDKPADKEHNYGHGKIENFSALIETLLLLITCIWIVYEAINRLATGNTHIEVNAWSYIVVVTAIIVDVKRSRALYKVAKKHNSQALEADALHFSTDIWSSAVVLFGLICANFGFYFADSIAALVVAVLVISVSFKLGKKAVDVLLDTAPQEKVHIVEEKLFSMPEVKSFHGLKIRSAGADTFIKVNVHLDSHLSLLQVHEICDKIEREINSLINRSEVYIHAEPEDESHINNEKLTDKTVVEK from the coding sequence ATGAAAAATGAAAAGAAGAGGGTTGCCCTGCTATCTGTTTTTGCGGCAATATTTTTAACTGCTTTTAAGATGGTTATCGGTGTGCTTACGGGCAGTTTAGGTATCCTTTCTGAAGCGCTGCATTCTACACTCGATCTTGTTGCGGCTATTATTACTTTCTTTTCTGTCAGTATTTCCGATAAGCCTGCAGATAAGGAACACAACTATGGGCATGGCAAGATAGAGAATTTCTCAGCCTTAATTGAAACTTTGTTACTTCTTATTACATGTATCTGGATAGTTTATGAAGCAATAAACCGTTTGGCCACCGGAAATACGCATATTGAGGTTAATGCATGGAGTTATATTGTAGTAGTTACTGCAATTATTGTTGATGTAAAACGATCAAGAGCATTATATAAAGTCGCAAAAAAACACAATAGTCAGGCTTTGGAAGCTGATGCTCTTCATTTCTCTACAGATATATGGAGTTCAGCAGTGGTGTTGTTTGGATTAATCTGTGCAAACTTCGGCTTTTATTTTGCCGATTCAATAGCTGCTTTAGTTGTAGCTGTTCTTGTAATCTCAGTATCATTCAAATTAGGTAAAAAGGCTGTTGATGTATTGTTGGATACAGCTCCACAAGAAAAGGTTCATATTGTAGAAGAAAAACTATTTTCTATGCCTGAAGTGAAGTCATTTCACGGACTTAAGATTCGTTCTGCCGGAGCAGATACCTTTATCAAGGTGAATGTTCATTTGGATTCACATCTATCATTGCTGCAAGTTCATGAAATCTGCGATAAGATAGAAAGAGAAATTAATTCTTTGATTAATAGGAGTGAGGTTTATATTCATGCAGAACCTGAGGATGAAAGTCATATTAATAATGAAAAACTAACAGATAAAACTGTAGTTGAAAAATAA